A region of Mycolicibacterium brumae DNA encodes the following proteins:
- a CDS encoding NADH-quinone oxidoreductase subunit G produces the protein MTMTDPAHDAPPVQMVTLTIDDHEISVPKGTLVIRAAELVGVQIPRFCDHPLLDPVGACRQCLVEVEGQRKPMASCTITVADGMVVRTQHSSASAEKAQRGVMELLLINHPLDCPVCDKGGECPLQNQAMSTGRTETRFDDVKRTFPKPIPLSGEVLLDRERCVLCARCTRFSTEIAGDPFIALLERGALQQVGIATGEPLDSYFSGNTVQICPVGALTNTGYRFRARPFDLVSTPSVCEHCSGGCALRTDHRRGKVLRRLAGDDPEVNEEWNCDKGRWAFHYPRVGDRITTPLVRDGDGLRPASWPEALATAARGLTGARSGVLVGGRSTISDAYGYAKFTRMVLGHNNIDFRARAHSDEETAFLAGCVAGRYRGLTYAELQAAPAVLLAGFEPEEESPVVFLRLRKAVRAGGQQVVTIAPLRSRGAAKLGARLIGCVPGDEAAALHALRGELPPEAVILVGERLATSPGALSAAAALAAESGARLAWIPRRAGERGALEAGCLPTLLPGGRPLHEDAARAQTAALWGQVPADPGRNTAGILTAAAAGDLDALLIGGVELADLPDPDAARDAIARCGFVVSLELRESEVTSAADVVFPVAPVAEKAGAFLNWEARWRPFDKALTSNAYTDLAVLSALAGALGKDLGLPDAAAVTAELTDLGPWDGPFAAAPAESGSGSLLTGPGEAVLAGWRQMLDGSRAIDGEPDLAATARPAVIRLSAATAAGIGARDGDPVTVATDRGALTLPLQLAEMPDAVAWLPLNSPGANVAERLGVGPGAVVRIEGGQR, from the coding sequence ATGACCATGACCGACCCGGCGCACGACGCCCCGCCCGTGCAGATGGTCACCCTGACCATCGACGACCACGAGATCAGTGTGCCCAAGGGCACCCTGGTGATCCGCGCCGCCGAACTCGTCGGCGTGCAGATCCCCCGGTTCTGCGACCACCCGCTGCTGGACCCGGTGGGCGCCTGCCGGCAGTGCCTGGTGGAGGTGGAAGGCCAGCGCAAGCCGATGGCGTCGTGCACCATCACCGTCGCCGACGGCATGGTGGTGCGCACCCAGCACTCCAGCGCGTCGGCGGAGAAGGCCCAGCGCGGCGTGATGGAGCTGCTGCTGATCAACCACCCGCTGGACTGCCCGGTGTGCGACAAGGGCGGCGAATGCCCGCTGCAGAACCAGGCGATGTCCACCGGGCGCACCGAAACCCGCTTCGACGACGTGAAACGCACCTTCCCGAAGCCGATCCCGCTGTCGGGGGAGGTGCTGCTGGACCGGGAACGCTGCGTGCTGTGCGCCCGCTGCACCCGGTTCTCCACCGAGATCGCCGGCGACCCGTTCATCGCGCTGCTGGAACGCGGCGCGCTGCAGCAGGTCGGCATCGCCACCGGCGAGCCGCTGGACTCCTACTTCTCCGGCAACACCGTGCAGATCTGCCCGGTCGGCGCGCTGACCAACACCGGCTACCGGTTCCGGGCCCGACCGTTCGACCTGGTGTCCACCCCGAGTGTGTGCGAGCACTGCTCCGGCGGCTGCGCGCTGCGCACCGACCACCGCCGCGGCAAGGTGCTGCGCCGGCTGGCCGGGGACGACCCGGAGGTCAACGAGGAGTGGAACTGCGACAAGGGCCGGTGGGCGTTCCACTATCCGCGCGTCGGGGACCGGATCACCACCCCGCTGGTCCGCGACGGCGACGGACTGCGCCCGGCGTCCTGGCCGGAGGCGCTGGCCACCGCCGCCCGCGGCCTCACCGGTGCCCGCTCCGGGGTGCTCGTCGGGGGCCGCAGCACCATCTCCGACGCCTACGGCTACGCCAAGTTCACCCGGATGGTGTTGGGCCACAACAATATCGACTTCCGGGCCCGCGCCCACTCCGATGAGGAGACGGCATTCCTGGCCGGCTGCGTCGCGGGCCGCTACCGCGGGTTGACCTACGCCGAACTGCAAGCCGCCCCGGCGGTGCTGCTGGCCGGGTTCGAACCGGAGGAAGAGTCGCCGGTGGTGTTCCTGCGGCTGCGCAAAGCGGTCCGCGCCGGCGGTCAGCAGGTCGTCACCATCGCGCCACTGCGCTCCCGCGGCGCCGCCAAACTCGGGGCCCGGCTGATCGGCTGCGTGCCCGGCGACGAGGCCGCCGCCCTGCACGCGCTGCGCGGCGAACTGCCGCCGGAGGCGGTGATCCTGGTCGGCGAGCGGCTCGCCACCAGCCCCGGCGCGCTGTCCGCGGCAGCCGCGCTGGCCGCAGAATCCGGCGCCCGGCTGGCCTGGATCCCGCGGCGGGCCGGGGAACGCGGCGCGCTGGAGGCCGGCTGCCTGCCCACCCTGCTGCCCGGCGGGCGTCCGCTGCACGAAGACGCCGCGCGCGCCCAGACCGCCGCACTGTGGGGCCAGGTGCCGGCCGATCCGGGCCGCAACACCGCCGGCATACTGACCGCCGCCGCGGCCGGCGATCTGGACGCGCTGCTGATCGGCGGGGTGGAACTCGCCGACCTGCCCGACCCGGACGCCGCCCGCGACGCCATCGCCCGCTGCGGCTTCGTGGTCAGCCTGGAACTGCGGGAAAGCGAGGTCACCTCCGCCGCCGACGTGGTGTTCCCGGTCGCCCCGGTGGCCGAGAAGGCCGGCGCGTTCCTGAATTGGGAGGCCCGCTGGCGTCCCTTCGACAAGGCGCTGACCAGCAACGCCTACACCGACCTGGCGGTTCTCTCCGCGCTGGCCGGCGCGCTCGGCAAAGACCTCGGCCTGCCGGACGCGGCGGCGGTGACCGCCGAACTGACCGACCTCGGTCCGTGGGACGGTCCGTTCGCCGCCGCGCCCGCCGAGTCGGGGTCCGGTTCGCTGCTGACCGGCCCGGGTGAGGCAGTGCTGGCCGGCTGGCGGCAGATGCTCGACGGCAGCCGCGCGATCGACGGCGAACCCGACCTGGCCGCCACCGCCCGCCCGGCGGTGATCCGGCTGTCGGCGGCCACCGCCGCCGGAATCGGCGCCCGCGACGGCGACCCGGTGACGGTGGCGACCGACCGGGGCGCGCTGACCCTGCCGCTGCAGCTCGCCGAGATGCCCGACGCGGTGGCGTGGCTGCCGCTGAACTCCCCCGGCGCGAATGTCGCCGAGCGGCTCGGCGTCGGGCCCGGCGCGGTGGTGCGCATCGAAGGGGGGCAGCGGTGA
- the nuoH gene encoding NADH-quinone oxidoreductase subunit NuoH: MSYPDPTLFGHDPVWLMAVKAVAIFGFLVLTVLVAILVERKLLGRMQLRLGPNRVGPFGLLQSLVDGVKLALKEGLMPAGVDKPIYLLAPIIAVIPAIMAFAVIPLGPAVTLFGHRTPLQLTDLPVAVLYILAVTSVGVYGIVLAGWSSGSTYPLLGGLRSSAQVISYEIAMGLSFVAVFIYAGTMSTSGIVAAQNHTWFIFLLLPSFLVYLVSMVGETNRAPFDLPEAEGELVAGFHTEYSSLKFAMFMLAEYINMTTVSALCTTMFLGGWHAPWPLSLIDGANSGWVPLIWFVAKVWMFLIFYMWLRASVPRLRYDQFMALGWKVLIPLSLAWIMVVATTRILRLDGAGPWVTVVVNGAFFVAVIAAFGYWARRSRRERPPITPPPAGGFPVPPMPRKEPADV, from the coding sequence GTGAGCTATCCCGACCCGACCCTGTTCGGCCACGACCCGGTCTGGCTGATGGCGGTCAAAGCGGTCGCCATCTTCGGGTTCCTGGTGCTGACCGTGCTGGTCGCGATCCTGGTGGAGCGCAAACTTCTGGGCCGCATGCAATTGCGGCTCGGACCCAACCGGGTCGGCCCGTTCGGCCTGCTGCAGTCCCTGGTCGACGGCGTGAAGCTCGCGCTCAAGGAAGGGCTGATGCCGGCCGGGGTGGACAAACCCATCTACCTGCTGGCCCCGATCATCGCGGTCATCCCGGCGATCATGGCGTTCGCGGTCATCCCGCTGGGCCCGGCGGTCACGCTATTCGGGCACCGAACCCCGTTGCAGCTCACCGATCTTCCGGTCGCGGTGCTCTACATCCTGGCGGTCACCTCGGTCGGCGTGTACGGCATCGTGCTGGCCGGCTGGTCGTCGGGATCGACGTACCCGCTGCTGGGCGGACTGCGCTCCAGCGCGCAGGTCATCTCCTATGAGATCGCGATGGGGCTGTCGTTCGTCGCGGTGTTCATCTACGCCGGCACCATGTCCACCTCGGGCATCGTTGCCGCGCAGAACCACACCTGGTTCATCTTCCTGCTGCTGCCGTCGTTCCTGGTCTACCTGGTCTCGATGGTCGGCGAAACCAACCGCGCCCCTTTCGATCTGCCCGAGGCCGAAGGCGAGTTGGTCGCCGGTTTCCACACCGAGTATTCGTCGCTGAAGTTCGCCATGTTCATGCTGGCCGAGTACATCAACATGACGACGGTGTCGGCGCTGTGCACCACCATGTTCCTGGGCGGCTGGCACGCGCCGTGGCCGCTGAGCCTGATCGACGGCGCCAACTCCGGCTGGGTGCCGCTGATCTGGTTCGTCGCCAAGGTGTGGATGTTCCTGATCTTCTACATGTGGCTGCGGGCCTCGGTGCCGCGGCTGCGCTACGACCAGTTCATGGCGCTGGGCTGGAAGGTGCTGATCCCACTGTCGCTGGCCTGGATCATGGTGGTGGCGACCACCCGGATCCTGCGGCTGGACGGGGCCGGGCCGTGGGTCACCGTGGTGGTCAACGGGGCGTTCTTCGTCGCCGTCATCGCCGCGTTCGGCTACTGGGCGCGCCGGTCCCGCCGCGAGCGCCCACCCATCACACCGCCACCGGCCGGGGGCTTTCCGGTGCCCCCGATGCCGCGGAAGGAGCCCGCAGATGTCTAA
- the nuoI gene encoding NADH-quinone oxidoreductase subunit NuoI — MSKLSDALGGFLVTGKAMFTKPVTEQYPDVKTPTQPRYHGRHQLNRHPDGLEKCIGCELCAWACPADAIFVEGADNTEDARYSPGERYGRVYQINYLRCIGCGLCIEACPTRALTMTNDYEMADDNRRDLIYGKDKLLAPLQPGMDTPPHPMPPGSTDEDYYLGKVTGATQEVP; from the coding sequence ATGTCTAAGTTGTCCGACGCCCTCGGCGGGTTCCTGGTCACCGGCAAGGCGATGTTCACCAAACCGGTCACCGAGCAGTACCCGGACGTCAAAACCCCCACCCAGCCGCGCTATCACGGCCGCCACCAACTCAACCGCCATCCCGACGGGCTGGAGAAGTGCATCGGCTGCGAGCTGTGCGCCTGGGCCTGCCCGGCCGACGCCATCTTCGTCGAAGGCGCCGACAACACCGAGGACGCCCGCTACTCCCCCGGCGAGCGCTACGGCCGGGTGTACCAGATCAACTACCTGCGCTGTATCGGCTGCGGGCTGTGCATCGAAGCGTGCCCGACCCGGGCGCTGACCATGACCAACGACTACGAGATGGCCGACGACAATCGCCGCGACCTGATCTACGGAAAGGACAAGCTGCTGGCCCCGCTGCAGCCCGGGATGGACACCCCGCCGCACCCGATGCCGCCCGGGAGCACCGACGAGGACTACTACCTCGGCAAGGTCACCGGCGCGACGCAGGAGGTTCCATGA
- a CDS encoding NADH-quinone oxidoreductase subunit J, with product MTSESVAFWVLATIATAGALGVVTARKAVYSALFLAATMIALAVLYVAQGALFLGVVQVVVYTGAVMMLFLFVLMLIGVDSADSLAETLRGQRVAAALAGVGFGVLLIAGIGAGGVSFANPPVNITGAGNVEGLAMLIFHRHLWAFEATGALLITAALGAMVLAHRERLSVRKTQRELAAQRFAPGGRATPMPNPGVFARRNGVDVAALLPDGSPDPSSVAGALAPRNDDRGQSWTR from the coding sequence ATGACCTCCGAAAGCGTCGCGTTCTGGGTGCTGGCCACCATCGCGACCGCCGGCGCGCTCGGCGTGGTGACCGCCCGCAAGGCGGTGTACTCAGCGCTGTTCCTGGCCGCCACCATGATCGCGCTCGCCGTCCTCTACGTCGCCCAGGGCGCGCTGTTCCTGGGCGTGGTGCAGGTGGTGGTCTACACCGGCGCGGTGATGATGCTGTTCCTGTTCGTGCTGATGCTGATCGGCGTCGACTCCGCGGACTCACTGGCGGAAACCCTTCGCGGGCAACGGGTCGCCGCGGCGCTGGCCGGCGTCGGGTTCGGTGTGCTGCTGATCGCCGGGATCGGGGCCGGCGGGGTGAGCTTCGCCAACCCGCCGGTCAACATCACCGGCGCCGGCAATGTCGAGGGCCTGGCGATGCTGATCTTCCATCGCCACCTGTGGGCCTTCGAGGCCACCGGCGCGCTGCTGATCACCGCCGCGCTGGGCGCGATGGTGCTGGCGCACCGGGAACGCCTGAGCGTCCGCAAGACCCAGCGGGAGTTGGCGGCGCAGCGCTTCGCCCCCGGCGGGCGCGCCACCCCGATGCCCAATCCGGGGGTGTTTGCACGGCGCAACGGTGTCGACGTGGCCGCCCTGCTGCCCGACGGATCCCCCGACCCGAGCTCGGTCGCCGGAGCCCTTGCACCCCGCAATGACGATCGGGGGCAGTCGTGGACCCGATGA
- the nuoK gene encoding NADH-quinone oxidoreductase subunit NuoK gives MDPMNYLYLSALLFTIGAAGVLLRRSAIVVFMCVELMLNATNLAFVSFARLHGQLDGQVVAFFTMVVAACEVVIGLAIIMGIYRVRHSADVDDAHLLAQ, from the coding sequence GTGGACCCGATGAATTACCTGTACCTGTCGGCGCTGCTGTTCACCATCGGCGCGGCCGGAGTGTTGTTGCGGCGCAGCGCGATCGTGGTGTTCATGTGCGTTGAACTCATGCTCAACGCGACCAACCTCGCGTTCGTGAGTTTCGCCCGGCTGCACGGCCAACTCGATGGTCAGGTGGTCGCGTTCTTCACCATGGTGGTGGCGGCCTGCGAGGTGGTGATCGGCTTGGCCATCATCATGGGCATCTACCGGGTGCGCCATTCCGCGGACGTGGACGACGCGCATCTGCTAGCACAGTGA
- a CDS encoding nitric-oxide reductase large subunit, with product MAFNVTDKSFLEPQGDKEPTIGKGWVQGVALVLIFGFFVMGILVYRTYTASMPMPDKVVTQSGQTVFTGEQITRGQTIFQARGLMQYGSIHGHGAYLGPDFTADYLRMATDNVADQLEKAGSPQVHDAVVAEFRTNRYDDTTKVLTYTDHQVKAFEDIVAHYANLFGPESSKIGLPKDFITNPQDIEDLTAFFSWSAWASAAERPGHNYTYTNNWPAEPRVDNGPTADMVVWSALSLVALLGGTGIMFAVYGRWSQKIGWHNEEAPLVSYRQPGQVVLTPSQRATVWFFAIVTVLFFAQAMLGALAEHYRADLSSFFGLDLNNILPYNLARTWHLQLALFWTAAAFLAAGIFLTPFITRREPRKQHWLAYGLLGAVALVVFGSLASEALSVFGVIDEGTLFSQQWEYLDLPRVWQILLTLGMFIWIAIIWRGLRSRLKSAPMTGMPWLFFFSGLAIPAFYAVGLLAGSEVHFSVADFWRFWVVHLWVEDFLELFTTVMVAYIFVLLGVVRKRIAIGIIFLDIILYSAGGIIGTMHHLYFSGTPVEHMALGAFFSAAEVIPLTLLTVEAWTFLHLGSRQQSGDTNPFPHRWAVMFLVAVGFWNFLGAGVFGFLINLPIVSYYQIGTALTANHGHAAMMGVYGMLAVGLALFAFRYAIPPEKWPDKMAKCSFWCLNIGLAWMVFATLLPLGVIQLYHSVNEGYYEARSLGFVTGGPNPVLEWIRMPGDLIFIIGGIVPLMWIAWVAIRNFWGQPTTDEFPETPLYVQIDPETKKEIAETS from the coding sequence ATGGCCTTCAACGTCACGGACAAGTCATTCTTGGAACCGCAAGGCGACAAAGAGCCCACCATCGGGAAAGGGTGGGTGCAGGGCGTCGCCCTGGTGTTGATCTTCGGATTCTTCGTCATGGGAATCCTGGTGTACCGCACCTACACCGCCTCGATGCCGATGCCGGACAAGGTGGTCACCCAATCCGGGCAGACGGTGTTCACCGGTGAGCAGATCACCCGCGGGCAGACCATCTTTCAGGCGCGCGGCCTGATGCAGTACGGCTCCATCCACGGCCACGGCGCCTACCTCGGCCCCGACTTCACCGCCGACTACCTGCGGATGGCGACCGACAACGTCGCCGACCAGTTGGAGAAGGCCGGTTCGCCGCAGGTGCACGACGCCGTCGTCGCCGAGTTCCGCACCAACCGCTACGACGACACCACCAAGGTGCTGACCTACACCGACCATCAGGTCAAGGCGTTCGAGGACATCGTCGCCCACTACGCGAACCTGTTCGGCCCGGAATCCTCCAAGATCGGCCTGCCGAAGGACTTCATCACCAACCCCCAGGACATCGAGGACCTGACCGCGTTCTTCTCCTGGAGCGCGTGGGCGTCGGCGGCCGAACGGCCCGGCCACAATTACACCTACACCAACAACTGGCCCGCCGAACCGCGCGTCGACAACGGGCCCACCGCCGACATGGTGGTCTGGTCGGCGCTGTCGCTGGTCGCGCTGCTCGGCGGCACCGGCATCATGTTCGCCGTCTACGGCCGGTGGAGCCAGAAGATCGGCTGGCACAACGAGGAAGCGCCGCTGGTGTCCTACCGCCAGCCCGGCCAGGTGGTGCTCACCCCGTCGCAGCGGGCCACCGTGTGGTTCTTCGCGATCGTCACCGTGCTGTTCTTCGCCCAGGCGATGCTCGGCGCGCTGGCCGAGCATTACCGCGCCGACCTGTCCAGCTTCTTCGGCCTTGACCTGAACAACATCCTGCCGTACAACCTGGCCCGCACCTGGCACCTGCAGCTGGCGCTGTTCTGGACTGCCGCGGCGTTCCTGGCCGCCGGCATCTTCCTCACCCCGTTCATCACCCGGCGGGAGCCGCGCAAGCAGCACTGGCTGGCCTACGGGCTGCTCGGCGCGGTCGCGCTGGTGGTGTTCGGATCGCTGGCCAGCGAAGCGCTTTCGGTGTTCGGCGTCATCGACGAGGGCACCCTGTTCTCCCAGCAGTGGGAGTACCTGGACCTGCCGCGGGTCTGGCAGATCCTGCTGACGCTGGGCATGTTCATCTGGATCGCGATCATCTGGCGGGGACTGCGGTCCCGGCTGAAGTCCGCGCCGATGACAGGCATGCCGTGGCTGTTCTTCTTCTCCGGACTGGCCATCCCGGCGTTCTACGCCGTCGGCCTGCTGGCCGGCTCCGAGGTGCACTTCTCGGTCGCCGACTTCTGGCGGTTCTGGGTGGTGCACCTGTGGGTGGAGGACTTCCTGGAGCTGTTCACCACGGTGATGGTGGCCTACATCTTCGTGCTGCTCGGCGTGGTCCGGAAACGCATCGCGATCGGCATCATCTTCCTGGACATCATCTTGTACTCGGCCGGCGGCATCATCGGCACCATGCACCACCTGTACTTCTCCGGAACCCCGGTGGAGCACATGGCCCTCGGCGCGTTCTTCTCCGCCGCCGAGGTCATCCCGCTGACCCTGCTGACGGTGGAGGCCTGGACCTTCCTGCACCTCGGGTCGCGTCAGCAGTCCGGGGACACCAACCCGTTCCCGCACCGATGGGCGGTGATGTTCCTGGTGGCCGTCGGTTTCTGGAACTTCCTGGGCGCGGGCGTGTTCGGCTTCCTGATCAACCTGCCGATCGTGTCGTACTACCAGATCGGCACCGCGCTGACCGCCAACCACGGGCACGCGGCGATGATGGGCGTCTACGGCATGCTGGCCGTCGGCCTGGCGCTGTTCGCGTTCCGCTACGCCATCCCGCCGGAGAAGTGGCCGGACAAGATGGCCAAGTGCAGTTTCTGGTGCCTGAACATCGGCCTGGCCTGGATGGTCTTCGCCACCCTGTTGCCGCTCGGCGTGATCCAGCTGTACCACTCCGTCAATGAGGGCTACTACGAGGCGCGTTCGCTGGGCTTCGTCACCGGCGGGCCGAATCCGGTGCTGGAGTGGATCCGGATGCCCGGGGACCTGATCTTCATCATCGGCGGCATCGTTCCGCTGATGTGGATCGCGTGGGTTGCGATCCGCAACTTCTGGGGTCAGCCGACCACCGACGAGTTCCCGGAAACGCCGCTCTACGTCCAGATCGACCCGGAGACCAAGAAGGAGATCGCCGAAACCTCATGA
- a CDS encoding slipin family protein, with translation MNWLIPAGLVVVVLALLAWRSINVLREYERGVVFRAGHLRPVCGPGLVFLLPLLDRIERVDLRVVTLTIPPQEVITKDNVPARVNAVVMFRVVDPAKAIMAVENYSVATSQIAQTTLRSLLGRADLDTLLAHREDLNTDLRGIIEKLTVDWGVEVGVVEIKDVEIPESMQRAMAREAEAERERRAKVINARGELQASAELRQASEELSKSPASLQLRYLQTLLELGADQNSTVVFPLPVDILTPFLNAARNRPESR, from the coding sequence GTGAATTGGCTGATCCCGGCCGGACTCGTCGTCGTAGTCCTGGCGCTGTTGGCGTGGCGTTCGATCAATGTGTTGCGCGAATACGAGCGCGGCGTGGTGTTCCGGGCCGGTCACCTGCGCCCGGTGTGCGGGCCGGGTCTGGTGTTCCTGCTGCCGCTGTTGGACCGGATCGAACGCGTCGATCTGCGGGTGGTGACGCTGACCATCCCGCCGCAGGAGGTGATCACCAAGGACAATGTGCCGGCCCGCGTGAACGCGGTGGTGATGTTCCGCGTCGTTGACCCCGCAAAAGCGATCATGGCGGTGGAGAATTACTCGGTGGCCACCTCCCAGATCGCGCAGACCACATTGCGGTCGCTGCTGGGCCGCGCCGACCTGGACACCCTGCTGGCCCACCGCGAGGACCTCAACACCGACCTGCGCGGCATCATCGAGAAGCTGACCGTCGACTGGGGCGTGGAGGTCGGCGTGGTGGAGATCAAGGACGTCGAGATCCCCGAGTCCATGCAGCGCGCGATGGCCCGGGAAGCCGAGGCGGAGCGGGAACGCCGCGCCAAGGTGATCAACGCCCGCGGCGAGCTGCAGGCCTCCGCCGAGTTGCGCCAGGCGTCCGAGGAACTGTCCAAGAGCCCGGCGTCGCTGCAGCTGCGCTATCTGCAAACGCTGCTGGAGCTCGGCGCCGACCAGAACTCGACGGTGGTGTTCCCGCTGCCGGTGGACATCCTGACCCCGTTCCTCAACGCCGCCCGGAACCGGCCGGAAAGCCGCTGA
- the nuoL gene encoding NADH-quinone oxidoreductase subunit L, which yields MTLLWLPIALPLAGALVLLLGGRRTDAWGHLLGCATVLGSFAAAVAGFVELLGRDAADRVLSGTLFSWVPVDELQLDFGLRLDALSVCFVLLITGVGSLIHIYSVGYMSHDPDRRRFFTYLNLFVAAMLLLVLADNYLGLYFGWEGVGLASYLLIGFWSHKPSAAAAAKKAFVVNRVGDMGLALALAWMFSATGTLSYAGVFAAAPELPGATLTGIGLLLLLAACGKSAQVPLQSWLGDAMEGPTPVSALIHAATMVTAGVYLIVRSGPVFNLSPTAQTAVAAVGAVTLLFGAIIGCAKDDIKKALAASTMSQIGYMVLAAGLGPAGYAVAIMHLLTHGFFKAGLFLGAGSVMHAMNDETDIRRFGGLRAVLPATFVTFGLGYLAIIGVPPFAGFFSKDAIIETAFGVGGVRGLLLGGATLVGAGITAFYMTRVMLLTFFGSPRWDRDAHPHESPPVMVWPMAALAVGSVGAGFALAGGRLTGWLEPVVGSHETHHVLPVWAMTTIILAVVAAGIWAGWRMYTGEVADTAPQDVSALTLAARRDLYGDAVNEAVLMRPGAKLTAGLVVVDDKVIDGASRGLASVVSAGSVLLRRMQTGYVRSYALSILGGSALVLAVIWWAAR from the coding sequence GTGACGTTGCTGTGGCTGCCGATCGCCCTGCCGCTGGCCGGCGCGCTCGTGCTGCTGCTCGGTGGCCGTCGCACCGACGCCTGGGGGCACCTGCTCGGCTGCGCCACCGTGCTGGGCTCGTTCGCCGCGGCGGTCGCCGGGTTCGTCGAACTGCTCGGCCGCGACGCCGCCGACCGGGTGCTGTCCGGGACACTGTTCTCCTGGGTGCCGGTCGATGAGCTGCAGTTGGACTTCGGGCTGCGCCTGGACGCGCTCAGCGTGTGTTTCGTGCTGTTGATCACCGGTGTCGGCTCGCTGATCCACATCTATTCCGTCGGCTACATGTCGCACGACCCGGACCGCCGCCGGTTCTTCACCTACCTGAACCTGTTCGTCGCGGCCATGCTGCTGCTGGTGCTGGCCGACAACTACCTGGGCCTCTACTTCGGCTGGGAGGGCGTCGGTCTGGCGTCCTACCTGCTGATCGGGTTCTGGTCGCACAAGCCCAGCGCCGCGGCCGCGGCCAAGAAGGCGTTCGTGGTCAACCGGGTCGGCGACATGGGGCTGGCGCTGGCGCTGGCCTGGATGTTCTCCGCCACCGGGACGCTGTCGTATGCCGGGGTGTTCGCCGCCGCCCCGGAGTTGCCCGGCGCGACGCTGACCGGCATCGGCCTGTTGTTGCTGCTGGCGGCCTGCGGCAAGTCCGCGCAGGTGCCGCTGCAGTCCTGGCTCGGCGACGCGATGGAGGGCCCCACCCCGGTCTCGGCGCTGATCCACGCCGCCACCATGGTGACCGCCGGGGTGTACCTGATCGTGCGCTCCGGCCCGGTGTTCAACCTGTCGCCGACCGCGCAGACCGCGGTGGCCGCCGTCGGCGCGGTGACCCTGCTGTTCGGCGCGATCATCGGCTGCGCCAAGGACGACATCAAAAAGGCCCTGGCCGCCTCCACCATGAGCCAGATCGGCTACATGGTGCTGGCCGCCGGCCTCGGCCCGGCCGGCTACGCGGTCGCGATCATGCACCTGCTCACCCACGGCTTCTTCAAGGCCGGGCTGTTCCTCGGCGCCGGTTCGGTCATGCACGCCATGAACGACGAGACCGACATCCGTCGCTTCGGCGGGCTGCGCGCGGTGCTGCCGGCCACCTTCGTCACCTTTGGGCTCGGGTACCTGGCGATCATCGGGGTGCCGCCGTTCGCCGGGTTCTTCTCCAAGGACGCGATCATCGAGACCGCGTTCGGGGTCGGCGGGGTGCGCGGCCTGCTGCTCGGCGGCGCGACCCTGGTGGGCGCCGGGATCACCGCGTTCTATATGACCCGGGTGATGCTGCTGACGTTCTTCGGCTCGCCGCGCTGGGACCGCGACGCGCACCCGCACGAGTCCCCGCCGGTGATGGTGTGGCCGATGGCCGCGCTGGCCGTCGGCTCGGTGGGCGCCGGTTTCGCGCTGGCCGGCGGCCGGCTGACCGGCTGGCTGGAGCCGGTGGTCGGCAGCCACGAGACCCATCACGTGCTGCCGGTGTGGGCGATGACGACGATCATCCTGGCGGTGGTCGCGGCCGGCATCTGGGCCGGCTGGCGGATGTACACCGGTGAGGTCGCCGACACCGCCCCGCAGGACGTCTCGGCGCTGACCCTCGCGGCGCGCCGCGACCTCTACGGCGACGCCGTCAACGAGGCGGTGCTGATGCGCCCCGGCGCGAAACTGACCGCCGGCCTGGTCGTCGTCGACGATAAGGTGATCGACGGGGCCTCGCGCGGGTTGGCGAGCGTGGTGTCGGCCGGCTCGGTGCTGCTGCGCCGCATGCAGACCGGCTACGTCCGCAGTTACGCGCTGTCCATCCTGGGCGGTTCGGCGCTGGTGCTGGCGGTCATCTGGTGGGCGGCCCGATGA